Proteins encoded by one window of Amaranthus tricolor cultivar Red isolate AtriRed21 chromosome 4, ASM2621246v1, whole genome shotgun sequence:
- the LOC130810466 gene encoding eukaryotic translation initiation factor 2 subunit beta-like, producing MASEDNSYNIPELAPFDPTKKKKKKKVTTQEFTDENAAPSADKTENMIVFNEVEIAALKKKKIPVDSNLFDADGGEEEEADVGDNEQEDETNDLQQLQYPWEGNTRDYEYEEILGRVFNILRENNPELAGNRRRTVMRPPQVMREGTKKTVFANFTDLCKMMHRQPEHVMSYLLAELGTNGSLDGQQRLVVKGRFAPKNFEGILRKYANEYVVCSGCKSSDTILAKENRLLFLRCEQCGSSQSVSHVSNGFVARVGRRAAA from the exons ATGGCGTCTGAAGACAACAGCTACAATATACCTGAG CTTGCTCCATTTGAtcctacaaaaaagaaaaagaagaagaaggtaACCACTCAAGAGTTTACTGATGAAAATGCGGCTCCATCAGCAGATAAGACTGAGAACATGATAG TTTTTAATGAAGTTGAAATTGCTGctttgaagaagaaaaagatacCA GTTGACTCAAATTTGTTTGATGCTGATGGTGGAGAGGAGGAAGAAG CTGATGTTGGAGATAATGAACAAGAAGATGAAACTAATGACTTGCAACAACTTCAATATCCTTGGGAAGGGAATACCAGAGATTATGAGTATGAAGAA ATTTTAGGAAGGGTTTTCAATATTCTTCGCGAGAACAATCCTGAATTAGCTGGAAACAGGCGTAGAACCGTCATGAGACCCCCACAAGTGATGCGTGAAGGAACCAAGAAGACTGTATTTGCAAATTTTACTGATCTTTGTAAGAT GATGCATAGACAACCAGAGCATGTAATGAGCTATTTACTCGCTGAGTTGGGAACAAACGGTTCATTGGATGGACAGCAGCGTTTGGTAGTGAAGGGAAGATTTGCTCCTAAGAATTTTGAAGGGATCTTAAGAAAATATGCCA ATGAATATGTTGTTTGCAGTGGCTGCAAAAGTTCAGATACCATTCTTGCGAAAGAAAATCGCCTGCTCTTTCTCCGTTGTGAACAG